The Astyanax mexicanus isolate ESR-SI-001 chromosome 8, AstMex3_surface, whole genome shotgun sequence sequence TCTACACAAGCAGTAAtgctctgattggctcttttttaaAAGGCAGGACTTTATCCATAAATGAGCGCCATGATTAGCGTTAGGAGAAACACCATTCATACAGCAGTCAGTCTCCTCATTCCTAAACTCTCTGTTTTAATCGGTAATTAATCCCTCTGATTTTACCTGACTCCATTCTCAGCTTAAATTTGGAAACTGCTAataaatgggaggagtagtttgggaggggcactgtgtgatgtatgggtttaggggtggggcagaagggGGAGCTGATTGAGCGTTTCTTTATCTGGTCATTTCATGTAGTTcatgactagtatctggattgtatcctgataaggTCTTCCTCTCTGCCTCAAGTTACCTCTAGCTCTCCCTTTATTCTTCCTCTCTGCCTCAAGTTACCTCTAGCTCTCCCTCTATTCTTCCTGTCTTCCTCTAGCTGTCCCTCTATTCTTCCTCTTTGCCTCTAgttccctccatctctccctttATTCTTCCTCTCtgcctctatctctccctctattCTTCCTCTCCTGCTTAGGACACATGAAATGATCAGGGTAACATGAAGGGTAAACAGGGGCTCAGACATGAAGCATCTCATTGACTAAATTAAACTTTGATCATTTATAACTAGGGCTGAAATAATTTGAATATGTATTGAAAAATCCATCGCCTAATCTCATGTTACCACTGTTACCTTAGTGCTTACTCAGAAGAGACTTGGACacatatctctgtaaagctgctttgtctAGTCAGAATTACTGGAGACGAGCAGAAACACCCATTGAACAGGGCATCGCATGCACGCCTGCGTGCCTCAGGGTGTGGTAGGTTTTTTAGAAAGTGAGAAGAAACTCAGAATACTcaagaggaaacccacacagacatggGGGAACACAACCTCAGGCCCCTGGAGCTGTTCAGGTTTAAGGTGGTATTATCTGCACATCAGTCACATGGAAGTCTTACCTGTGCATCGTCCACGTCCACCTTAAGAAACACCACGTTGCTGTTCTGAGGGTTGTCAGACAGTTCctgaggagagaggagaggagagaagaggagagagtgaaacgtctgcagcagcagcagcagcagcagtgcactGTCAGTACAGAATAGTGCTGAACCATCGCCAACCCTTATTAACAGtctttactgtatatttactgaGAGGAAATCATTACTGCACGCTTACTCATCTTCACTTAGTGAACGAGGAAGAGGAGTATTTACTTACTCTACCTCCAAACTTACCCCCCGCTATCCATCTCATCTCTCCCACTATTCATTCATTCTATTTTTATTCTTCCTCCCtgcctctatctctccctctctaccACTATATGTAATGCTTTggattagttgctgttttttattttagttaatttatgattATATGCTTACACTTAcgataagtaaaaaatattttttctgattaaatattatgtaatgatttatatGCACATATTGGCACTGCACTGCACaccattgatatatatatatatatatatatatatatatatatatatatatatacacacacacacacattaccgtCTGTTTCCCTCTATTTTTTTACTTGTTCTCATCCTCTTTGTTTACTTCTATACATCTCCCTCCCTCTGTTTATTCTTTTTCTCTGCTCCTAGGCTCATGCCTTCTCTCCATTCACCCCCTTAtggatcactctctctctctattctttctctctgcttattATCTCTTTCTCAGAGGCTTCCCCTGTGATTGCCATGACAATGAAGCATAAATGCAGCGCTGCTCAAGATGATTGCAAAAGCCTCTGAGGAAATCTCATTACTGTCCTGACATCTGCAGAtgctggacagagagagagagaaatagagagagtgagagagagagagagagagagagagagagagagagagagagagagaaagagagagagagaaatagagagagagtgagagagagagagagagaaagagagagagagagagagtgaccatCACGGAGCTTTAGACTTACTTTATAGTAAGGGGCGATCATCTTGCAGGGGCCGCACCATGTGGCTGTGAAATCCACCACCACCAGCTTGCTTCCTGCATCCCGCAGCGCTTTATCAAAGCTATCCTGATCAGAAAGAGAAGAGATGGAAAAGCGTGTTATACTGTCACatgccaaaaaaaattaaatagtgcACCAAAAACACATTGAGCCACACTGTGTTTGGGACTACCAT is a genomic window containing:
- the txn gene encoding thioredoxin, whose translation is MPVITIEDKDSFDKALRDAGSKLVVVDFTATWCGPCKMIAPYYKELSDNPQNSNVVFLKVDVDDAQDVAAHCEIKCMPTFHFYKNGKKIDEFSGGNRDKLVEILNKHK